The Silurus meridionalis isolate SWU-2019-XX chromosome 26, ASM1480568v1, whole genome shotgun sequence region gattatgtctctcacagtggacatgcacctacgatgacaatttcagacccctccatgatttctaagtgggagaacttgcaaaatagcagggtgttcaaatacttattttcctcactgtatacttgtctgttaactgcattaaactgaagaagaacatatgcaccattctgtgtgctgtgtgattcttccctgatcagaaaagacaccaTGGGCATCGTAGATCGTATAGAAAACCTCtccaacaatttattttttgttagggcataataaaaatctaatatctgagtaaaagaaaggatgtcgtataaatgtgtgttgtgttaaaggtttttaatttcgcatctttttttatcatttttatttattcatattcttaataaaaatgaagaaatgtgtgctgcattaattgctcattaataaaattagtgctgttaaaatgaatttgggtTAACGTGTTTTTAACATAAACATtaacgtttttttgttttttttttttcagtataaagGACATTATATAAAGGTCAACCCAAACAGTTCacaacagttgttaagctttttcatgagccatttatacttttgcattttctttgtagaatctgtacaaaaacacacaatttgattGTCGAAACagcaggaaaactgtaatgcagggaaaatgcacaagaatctgtatgtgctctgttatactgcatgtattatatgctgtataataatgatggtttctacagctgtggcatcatattgATGTTATTAAGAGGATGATTGGGACTGAAGGCAGATGAttgggtgtgaaatgcacgaccCGCCACTGTAAAGAGACAATCAATAACACTGTGCAgatctattatgtattttatttatttatgtacaaaaataaaaaaataaaaatctattaaacattatttaatgaaataattttttttgtctttgtgtgaGAACAAATAAAGCTGATCTGCTTCAGGCACTTGGGGACGGCTGGAGGAACGGGCTTTGTGAGGTTTTTCTTCCAGGATTGTAAAGCGTTCAGAGCGACTTTGGGGTTGCTGGGTGCCAAATCATGAGTGGCATAAACCACTGCGAGCTGCACCTCCcacggcaaatctgcacacaaaatccatcataacattaggacttgctgaagcactttcctgttgattgagaactaaaaatcagagaataaagataaagattgatAAAGGACTTGTTTAATTGATCCTTTAATGATACCATTTTGTCCCCTGAACTCAGTTATGCTTTTCACCAGATCCTCCACTGATGCTGCCAcgttctccttaaggccatttTGGCCAAGTCGCCCTGATTGAGATGGACAAAGAAGATGCgtgaaaaacagaagaatccagaaataatgtgagataatgctctaaaacaggatttacaggaaacttaccaagtagcctgaatattgctgctacagagacgtttctgaacTGTGTTTCCTCTGTTGGTGTTTGTTTCAGCCACGTGTTCAAGATGAGCCAAACActttttctgataaataaaacattggacATATTAAGTGTTTTTGTGGCAGTAATAGAATACCATCAATTGTAAGTTTATGCAACAAGAATGGAAAATTTGCAGTATTTGGGACAAACACTGTCTCATATGAGTCTCACATTTGCCGGTTtgcaatttattaaatgttcaaaaaactaGAAAGATGAGAATTAAACACGTTGAAGCAGTTTCACATTCAGTACCGTATAACATGGGAGACGGTCCAaatccagcccagttgtgcacagagaaggtccaggctgaagacgtagtcccaggcagcaggacagagatcatcaccataccaactgctcttctggaaagtcagacttttgtctttcagaagagccttcagtgtgctggtgatggCTCTGTAGGGTCTCAGGAGGCTCCTGGCAGaaaatacatcatttatttaaaacccacactaatactcacactaataaaaaaaagagtaaaatagTGATGTCCTGTAACACTTTCAGCTTAAattctttaagaaaaaaattaaatattaattgatttaattcaacatgaatttataatgaatttgcTCCATAGATGACGTGGACATTGGAAATGAAAAGTAGATTAAGAATGcagtaaaacacatgaaaagttcagttgaaaaataatgtttaatgacTGTTCTGATAACTGTTGTGATGAGAATCAGCTACTTACTGTATCCCAGTGCAGAAACTTGCTGAGCAAATAATACATCTTTCCGTATGCCTTCATTTTGCACACGATGTGAATGGCTCTGCATAAAGGGCTGTTACAGGAGAaaacacttggccatgctgtcaccatgaccattaTCAGTTTTGGGGCTTGAGAAAAgtctgcaaaggaaacaaaatgataccacagatttaaaatacactgtataggaagaaatacaaaaccaaaacagaTCACAATTGgctttttgtaaatatataatgaaatgtcaatataatctcaccttctttgaGAAATCTGTAGGCGAGGGCATGTGCTTTATGAGAGTCTCCTCTCTTTTGACACAAAcccacataaaccctacagagagactgcaggagttcatgtcccATAGACTCTTTCTCCGCCTTGATCTTCTCCAAAACCGCtttcagaaacgtctctgcCAACGACTaaatgagatgaaaaaaaaaatcaaccaacaTTCGACTAAATCAAACATGTATTCAAGTcatgtatttaatacaaatattagggagttaagacttgactgtagattaggtttaggaaaactactagactttgcataaaccaaaacctggagtaaacatttttacatgataaatcatatctactgttcaatttcagaacatcaggaccagtgaattatggattgacttttaaaatgagaaaactcaaatccacagctaaagaattgaatgcacactaaataaaacagaagataataacTGACCTCGTTCACACAAAACTtggaaatgacagatttttcttcatctgtcagTGAAGGAAGTTCACATTTCCCTTTCAGTAGTGCATCAATCCAGTTTGGAGCTAAAAGATCATCACAggaatcctgcagtgtttttaatgcactACTGATGAgggattgttttgtgtgttcagCATCAAGTCGAGGCTTTTTAGCAGCACTGGGTGGTGGCATGTCTGATGCAGCTCTCTTTGTTCTAATATGAACAAAATGTCATCAAATCACATGACACAGACAATTCTACAGTATAGATAATACACTGGGAATGTgatattacaggaaaataatcagtataaataaagtaaaaccagTAATAGAAACTTacttgtttgtgttggtgtcctgcatcttcaaaatgtttgtatataaagtatatttttatgaaatatttcaaaaagtATCCACAAGCAGTCTTAAATGTCCTGTCGCCAGAAAAGAGATTGTTTGTGTACTGGTTTTCATGGAAACGGGGCGTGGCTTTGTGACGAGTACTTCTTTTTTGGTCTCTATTGATTGGGTGCGTAGTGGAGAATTGATGCACCAATCAGAGCATGGACGCTACCAGAGAGGCGGAGCTTCTAGGATCAACGGGTCATCCTTGTAAAAGTGATGGGAAgttcggatcattttagtgaatcGGTTCTTTAAATCTCATTCATGAAAATTAGCGaatcttttttgagtcatttagttcatctacataacctacagagattttgcgatgctttgttcacgcgcgtccagtagaaaatgaacgaatcactctttgagacgaatcgttcttctgagtcacattaaagactcgttcagaaTCAAGGAATCGTTCATAACCGACTCATCACTACTCTGCATCATCAGTAATGAGCTCCGGGAGAAActccgtgttccaggtggaggatgaagaccctc contains the following coding sequences:
- the LOC124379608 gene encoding little elongation complex subunit 1-like, whose amino-acid sequence is MQDTNTNKTKRAASDMPPPSAAKKPRLDAEHTKQSLISSALKTLQDSCDDLLAPNWIDALLKGKCELPSLTDEEKSVISKFCVNESLAETFLKAVLEKIKAEKESMGHELLQSLCRVYVGLCQKRGDSHKAHALAYRFLKEDFSQAPKLIMVMVTAWPSVFSCNSPLCRAIHIVCKMKAYGKMYYLLSKFLHWDTEPPETLQSHHQHTEVF